Proteins encoded together in one Planctomyces sp. SH-PL14 window:
- a CDS encoding BatA domain-containing protein, with product MHFVQSAFLLATAAVALPVIVHLMFRSQARRVNLGTLRFLRQVLERNAQRQRIMRWLLLALRIATVFLLAFLFARPYFVEAAPGGDRRLVMILIDRSASMDLKGDQGRLVEQAIAEARHIVSQQAERTRIEVAFFDDALRPLDGVSTDEGGTEAAGRNETAGKPTVGGNRDTASKLLADVPAPGPLYHATNYGAAINWARDLAVRVAATEQELHLFTDLQRSGLDWAEVDPLPETVQVHIHDLGRAVVSNLAVTEARPIRGVVRPGEPTTILSTVLNSTPFPVAEQQVLLKLESPAGKLSLRERVKLEPGSTGSAKFEIPALDAGLWTGTVSIETDDDLRFDNSRQVAVLAVRPSRVVIADGAPSTSPFLSETYFLATSLRLAPDGEEYSESPFDPVVVPLQPGDELPSLTDARVVVLANVAEIAADDASRLAEFVRTGGGLVVFGGDKIQSRGYETLRAAGLVPGQIAGPVHASDLPFRIDQWEDKHPLIRPFADPQHGDLRRLAFRGYTKIVVPAAASKPSGSSESKDAPAPAATSDVRVLAQFRGGDPAILEQRFGQGTAVWFTSTCDRGWGEWPSSRLYLPLVHQIVGEPLGLNDGGPVRPTLIDAAASVDARPEVARRPNHNQVINPSPRESETDRCTNEEFAERFQLTLAEKPGEPLVRPANAAAAALAATDLRQDEQWHWAAVVLVGLMLLESFVANRTVS from the coding sequence ATGCACTTCGTCCAGTCCGCATTCCTGCTCGCGACGGCGGCGGTGGCCCTTCCGGTCATCGTCCACCTCATGTTTCGCTCGCAGGCGCGGCGGGTGAACCTGGGAACGCTGCGGTTCCTGCGGCAGGTCCTGGAGCGGAACGCGCAGCGGCAGCGGATCATGCGGTGGCTGCTGCTCGCCCTGCGGATCGCCACGGTGTTCCTGCTGGCGTTCCTCTTCGCCCGGCCCTACTTCGTCGAGGCGGCCCCCGGCGGCGACCGGCGGCTCGTCATGATCCTGATCGACCGCTCCGCCAGCATGGACCTCAAGGGGGACCAGGGGCGGCTCGTCGAGCAGGCGATCGCCGAGGCCCGCCACATCGTCTCCCAGCAGGCGGAGCGGACCCGCATTGAAGTCGCCTTCTTCGACGACGCCCTCCGCCCGCTCGACGGGGTCTCGACTGACGAGGGGGGGACGGAAGCGGCGGGTCGGAACGAGACCGCCGGGAAGCCGACCGTGGGGGGCAACCGCGACACCGCGTCGAAGCTCCTGGCGGACGTCCCCGCGCCCGGTCCCCTGTACCACGCCACCAACTACGGCGCGGCGATCAACTGGGCCCGCGACCTCGCGGTGCGGGTCGCGGCGACGGAGCAGGAGCTGCACCTCTTCACCGACCTCCAGCGGTCGGGGCTCGACTGGGCCGAGGTCGATCCGCTGCCAGAGACGGTCCAGGTCCACATCCACGACCTCGGCCGGGCGGTCGTCAGCAACCTGGCCGTGACCGAGGCCCGCCCGATCCGCGGCGTCGTCCGCCCCGGCGAGCCGACGACGATCCTCTCGACCGTCCTCAACAGCACCCCCTTCCCGGTCGCCGAGCAGCAGGTGCTGCTGAAGCTCGAAAGCCCGGCCGGCAAGCTCAGCCTGCGGGAGCGGGTCAAGCTGGAGCCGGGCTCGACTGGCAGCGCCAAGTTCGAGATCCCGGCCCTCGACGCGGGCCTCTGGACCGGGACCGTCTCGATCGAGACCGACGACGATCTCCGCTTCGACAACTCCCGGCAGGTCGCGGTCCTCGCCGTCCGGCCGAGCCGCGTCGTCATTGCCGACGGCGCCCCCTCGACCTCTCCGTTTCTCAGCGAGACCTACTTCCTCGCCACGTCGCTCCGCCTCGCGCCCGACGGCGAAGAGTATTCCGAATCCCCCTTCGACCCGGTCGTGGTCCCGCTCCAGCCGGGGGACGAGCTCCCCTCGCTGACGGACGCGCGGGTCGTCGTCCTGGCGAACGTCGCCGAGATCGCGGCGGACGACGCGAGCCGCCTGGCGGAGTTCGTCCGGACCGGCGGGGGCCTCGTGGTCTTCGGCGGGGACAAGATCCAGTCGCGGGGGTACGAGACGCTGCGGGCGGCGGGGCTCGTGCCGGGACAGATCGCCGGCCCGGTCCACGCCAGCGACCTGCCGTTCCGGATCGACCAGTGGGAGGACAAGCATCCCCTGATCCGCCCCTTCGCGGACCCGCAGCACGGCGACCTCCGCCGGCTCGCCTTCCGCGGCTACACGAAGATCGTCGTCCCGGCCGCGGCCTCGAAGCCGAGCGGCTCCTCCGAAAGCAAGGACGCCCCGGCTCCCGCGGCGACCTCCGATGTCCGTGTCCTGGCCCAGTTCCGCGGCGGGGACCCGGCGATCCTGGAGCAGCGGTTCGGCCAGGGGACGGCGGTCTGGTTCACCTCGACCTGCGACCGGGGCTGGGGGGAGTGGCCCAGCTCGCGACTCTACCTGCCGCTCGTCCACCAGATCGTCGGCGAGCCGCTCGGCCTCAACGACGGGGGCCCGGTCCGCCCGACCCTGATCGACGCCGCCGCCTCGGTCGACGCCCGGCCGGAAGTCGCCCGCCGCCCCAATCACAACCAGGTCATCAATCCGAGCCCGCGGGAGTCGGAGACCGACCGGTGCACGAATGAAGAGTTCGCGGAACGGTTCCAGCTCACCCTGGCGGAGAAGCCGGGGGAGCCCCTCGTCCGCCCGGCCAACGCCGCCGCCGCCGCCCTCGCCGCCACCGACCTCCGCCAGGACGAACAGTGGCACTGGGCCGCCGTGGTCCTGGTGGGGCTGATGTTACTGGAGTCGTTCGTGGCGAATCGAACGGTGAGTTAG
- a CDS encoding DUF58 domain-containing protein, giving the protein MIDPRSLTDPAFFSRMESLELRARSIVEGFLTGLHRSPFVGFSVEFASHREYVPGDDPRYINWKLFSRQRRLYVKEFDAETNMNLYILLDVSGSMECANTGRTKLHYGASLAAALAHLALKQRDAVGVTLFADGVLGHLAPRAKPHQLDEILRLIATTEARPQSEAARALQQSAELCRHRGMVVIISDLFDDIDAIVKGLEHLRFRNHEVVLFHLWDPWERDLPLDGNIRFHDLETGAELSTRVEGIRDAYRDAVAEWRQRIEVECRNRAIDRVELTTDDPLDQALLDYLVRRSRVL; this is encoded by the coding sequence ATGATCGATCCCCGCTCCCTCACCGACCCCGCCTTCTTCTCCCGCATGGAGAGCCTGGAGCTCCGTGCGCGGTCGATCGTCGAAGGCTTTCTGACCGGGCTGCACCGCAGTCCTTTCGTGGGGTTCAGCGTCGAGTTCGCCTCGCACCGGGAGTACGTCCCGGGGGACGATCCGCGGTACATCAACTGGAAGCTGTTCTCTCGCCAGCGGCGGCTCTACGTCAAAGAGTTCGACGCGGAGACGAACATGAACCTCTACATCCTGCTCGACGTGAGCGGGTCGATGGAGTGCGCCAACACCGGCCGGACGAAGCTCCACTACGGAGCGTCGCTGGCCGCGGCCCTCGCGCATCTGGCCCTCAAGCAGCGGGACGCGGTCGGGGTGACGCTCTTCGCCGACGGGGTCCTGGGCCACCTCGCGCCGCGGGCCAAGCCGCACCAGCTCGACGAGATCCTCCGCCTCATCGCCACCACCGAGGCCCGTCCGCAGTCCGAGGCGGCCCGGGCCCTCCAGCAGTCGGCGGAGCTCTGCCGGCACCGCGGGATGGTGGTGATCATCAGCGACCTGTTCGACGACATCGACGCCATCGTGAAGGGGCTCGAACACCTCCGGTTCCGCAACCACGAGGTGGTCCTGTTCCACCTGTGGGACCCGTGGGAGCGGGACCTGCCGCTCGACGGCAACATCCGGTTCCACGACCTGGAGACCGGCGCGGAACTGAGCACGAGAGTCGAAGGAATCCGCGATGCCTACCGGGACGCGGTCGCCGAGTGGCGGCAGCGGATCGAAGTCGAATGCCGCAACCGCGCCATCGACCGCGTCGAACTGACGACCGACGACCCCCTCGACCAGGCCCTCCTCGACTACCTCGTCCGGCGGTCGAGAGTGCTGTGA
- a CDS encoding EF-hand domain-containing protein — protein MTELFLIAASLLGADPNPAVSSRAAAAAVPMAAVAADAPGAGQAGESRDSILLLEGGPLHLRVHISLGGKTLAARRREYAQELLKTLDTNGDGKLSRDEASQSPLLRTKQRESAKGFLQSIGAGERTLAQGDIERTIERFGGETVVYRQDTSAAEPDKQVFAFLDADGNESIDADEISSAADRILAKDGDRDECVTFDEFLPPAPPVNDPLAALNATPKPAATASQQLRDLADPFVARRLLQLYDRDGSKSLSAAEIGWSEPRVATLDGNGDRLLDAGELARITESEVDLEIAVDLDPGPGKQPGIRILTAGVQRLDGDDRPDFAKVQFRDAVISLSHRHIDPIARTMESAMRVFNRLDIDANGYLDRAEVKDSIRLENGLFELMDVDNDQKVFGDEMKRFVAARGEPAATTCRVNLYDTGAGYFLYLDRNGDGRISERERRAMHKSLGQLDRDSSGVITPNEPIRHYHLELVRGTYLLFGGADQTAAASQLPAFQRRPPVGPAWFQAMDRNNDGDLSWQEFQASRQDFDQIDTDEDQLIDPNEAQRADEEYHRKSGEVADAQKGPPD, from the coding sequence ATGACTGAACTCTTCCTCATCGCCGCCTCGCTGCTCGGAGCCGATCCCAACCCGGCCGTGAGCTCCCGCGCCGCCGCGGCCGCCGTTCCGATGGCGGCCGTCGCGGCGGACGCTCCCGGCGCGGGACAGGCCGGAGAGAGCCGGGACTCGATCCTGCTGCTCGAAGGGGGACCGCTCCATCTCCGCGTTCACATCAGCCTCGGCGGCAAGACGCTCGCCGCCCGCCGACGCGAGTACGCCCAGGAGCTGCTGAAGACGCTCGACACGAACGGTGACGGCAAGCTGAGCCGCGACGAGGCGAGCCAGTCGCCGCTCCTGCGGACGAAGCAGCGGGAGTCCGCCAAGGGGTTTCTGCAGTCGATCGGGGCGGGTGAACGGACGCTGGCCCAGGGGGACATCGAGCGGACGATCGAACGGTTCGGCGGCGAAACGGTTGTCTATCGCCAGGACACCTCCGCCGCCGAGCCGGACAAACAGGTCTTCGCGTTCCTCGACGCCGACGGCAACGAGTCGATCGACGCGGACGAGATCTCCTCGGCGGCGGACCGGATCCTGGCCAAGGACGGCGACAGGGACGAGTGCGTCACGTTCGACGAGTTCCTCCCGCCCGCCCCCCCGGTCAACGACCCGCTCGCCGCCCTGAACGCGACCCCCAAGCCGGCGGCGACCGCCTCGCAGCAGCTCCGCGACCTCGCGGACCCGTTCGTGGCCCGCCGGCTCCTGCAGCTGTACGACCGGGACGGGAGCAAGTCGCTCTCGGCGGCGGAGATCGGCTGGAGCGAGCCCCGCGTCGCCACGCTCGACGGCAACGGGGACCGGCTCCTCGACGCGGGCGAGCTGGCGCGGATCACGGAGAGCGAAGTCGACCTCGAGATCGCCGTCGACCTCGACCCCGGACCGGGGAAGCAGCCCGGCATCCGGATCCTGACGGCGGGGGTCCAGCGGCTCGACGGCGACGACCGGCCGGACTTCGCCAAGGTCCAGTTCCGGGATGCGGTCATCAGCCTCTCGCACCGGCACATCGACCCGATCGCCCGGACGATGGAGTCCGCCATGCGGGTCTTCAACCGGCTCGACATCGACGCCAACGGCTACCTCGACCGGGCCGAGGTCAAGGACAGCATCCGCCTCGAGAACGGCCTCTTCGAACTGATGGACGTCGACAACGACCAGAAGGTCTTCGGGGACGAGATGAAGCGGTTCGTCGCCGCCCGGGGCGAGCCGGCCGCCACGACCTGCCGGGTCAACCTGTACGACACCGGGGCGGGCTACTTCCTGTACCTCGACCGGAACGGGGACGGCCGGATCTCGGAGCGGGAGCGGCGGGCGATGCACAAGTCGCTCGGGCAGCTCGACCGGGACTCGAGCGGCGTCATCACCCCGAACGAGCCGATCCGGCATTACCACCTGGAGCTCGTCCGCGGGACCTATCTCCTGTTCGGCGGGGCGGACCAGACCGCCGCCGCCTCGCAGCTCCCCGCCTTCCAGCGGCGCCCGCCGGTGGGCCCGGCCTGGTTCCAGGCGATGGACCGCAACAACGACGGCGACCTCTCGTGGCAGGAGTTCCAGGCTTCGCGGCAGGACTTCGACCAGATCGACACCGACGAAGACCAGCTCATCGACCCGAATGAAGCCCAGCGGGCCGACGAGGAGTACCACCGGAAGTCCGGCGAGGTCGCCGACGCGCAGAAGGGGCCGCCCGACTGA
- a CDS encoding DUF4175 family protein, producing the protein MSTIHESPFLRRFDALWARLRRVQFGQSLTVWGLAVLAVWIALIAADFWLELSRGARIAGIGIGIGLAGVFAWQLWRQFRRGGTRPRTAAEIERSFPQLGQSIRTTVQYGEASTDQIQAAGVRSGLVSALEDETHSRSRGLHLDSIVPARRMWLIAGGLAASVVLLLGTMSLNWEVRVAAARSLLSETPYSQLRVAPGNIKVDQGKPVEIEWTLSGRTDRDVKLLTRPAGDPQGVWSQRDFSASQATERGDRFLTFTARIDSVKKPMEYRAAAGDLESPIYRIDVRYPLALKEVKIEVTPPAYTNHPPKTTEDPNLTVVEGSSARFAITLDQPPRTASLVIRDLARRDDEAAPPSTRTVPLEIAGTELTALLPLTGDMKYSIIAETSEGQRLPENSYRVRVRPDQPPEVYFEEPGDELEVHTLAEVLMRIRVRDDFGLSRAGIIFEVNNEEEYPLLSEDFATAAEELQKLGKLTPDTQAALEKVLPLEFFELKMTDSVAYYAFAEDNYPGTPHRSVTDLRFVDIRPFRIRYAVRDDPDGDGDGPPPPKIASLGELIKRQRFNLNRSMTVAMRAERKEKIDLGAIDSLVKSEAEIATATRQLADSLSVFMNDDLIDEIQLLLQAEAHMLAAVDSLAAGKYDTAVLQERDALKELIEGRNKLREEIQKNPSKFRGFAAADRRLAQKLRRPKSDKEEAEEVVRRIKQLASAQEEIEAELTGGMQEGGTGEGGGEPKDAADSPMPTPMPKDGTDPKTPQPMAEGDKDGAPMEKPSDKSEGDKSEGDKSEGDKGEANPPKGAGNKDAMGGKEGDAPPRRMSREELRDRQLDNVLEGQDIDKALGKLKNITDLAKGRMTEANKSLEGANSSLDRGDSAGALEQSGQARNVLDELAKQVDALAKAEAAERLNAARELAAEVAEAQKELAAQTPGPNGQQGEMKNDKSEKKENPGGGAKAPMPMGSGSEPQEMDDPQGGGAGEPKPDDQKPMPGSGSDPAKDPMENPMAGGGGKMPPMKDREGQGGGADPEADQEARAEGLAKEAERNAQAGKTVVDILQSILKSTDPADKDVIAKVEAILKENKLDETIGRMEGLPQQLREGQYGDAQVTAADSADRWEAAANRLSTAFREVAAPRLEELMDIERKLQSLQEKLNELQNERDVVEWHVDAGKLLQKMEDMKIAEGLREKLEEMMKEAGWSEDAEHFKVKGEGWIIDRNRERIDVPVGYGMAVRNVVQEVQAHIQELLLGDLLSSKDEVTPPQYSELVERYYEVLAKQKRPEPK; encoded by the coding sequence ATGTCCACCATCCACGAGTCCCCTTTTCTCCGCCGGTTCGACGCCCTGTGGGCGCGGCTGCGGCGGGTTCAGTTCGGGCAGTCGCTTACGGTGTGGGGGCTGGCGGTCCTCGCGGTCTGGATCGCCCTGATCGCAGCCGACTTCTGGCTCGAGCTCTCGCGGGGGGCCCGCATCGCCGGGATCGGGATCGGGATCGGGCTGGCCGGCGTCTTCGCCTGGCAGCTGTGGCGGCAGTTCCGCCGCGGCGGGACCCGGCCCCGGACGGCGGCGGAGATCGAGCGGTCCTTCCCGCAGCTCGGGCAGTCGATCCGGACGACGGTCCAGTACGGCGAAGCCTCGACCGACCAGATCCAGGCGGCCGGCGTGCGGAGCGGGCTCGTCTCGGCGCTCGAAGACGAGACCCATTCGCGGTCCCGCGGTCTGCATCTCGACTCGATCGTCCCGGCGCGGCGGATGTGGCTCATCGCCGGGGGGCTGGCGGCTTCGGTCGTGCTGCTTCTGGGGACGATGAGCCTCAACTGGGAAGTCCGGGTCGCGGCCGCCCGCTCGCTGCTTTCAGAAACGCCGTACAGCCAGCTCCGGGTCGCGCCGGGGAACATCAAGGTCGACCAGGGGAAGCCGGTCGAGATCGAATGGACCCTCTCGGGCCGCACCGACCGCGACGTGAAACTCCTGACCCGCCCCGCCGGAGACCCGCAGGGGGTCTGGTCGCAGCGGGACTTCAGCGCCAGCCAGGCGACGGAGCGGGGCGACCGGTTCCTCACGTTCACTGCCCGGATCGACTCGGTCAAGAAGCCGATGGAGTACCGCGCGGCGGCCGGAGACCTCGAGAGCCCGATCTACCGGATCGACGTCCGCTACCCGCTGGCGCTCAAGGAGGTGAAGATCGAAGTCACGCCGCCGGCCTACACGAACCACCCGCCGAAGACGACCGAAGACCCGAACCTGACCGTCGTCGAAGGAAGCTCGGCCCGGTTCGCGATCACGCTCGACCAGCCGCCGCGGACGGCGTCGCTTGTCATCCGGGACCTCGCCCGCCGCGACGACGAAGCCGCCCCTCCTTCAACCCGGACCGTCCCGCTGGAAATCGCGGGGACAGAGCTCACGGCCCTCCTCCCGCTGACGGGGGACATGAAGTATTCGATCATCGCCGAGACGAGCGAAGGGCAGCGGCTGCCGGAGAACTCTTACCGCGTGCGGGTCCGGCCGGACCAGCCGCCGGAAGTCTATTTCGAGGAGCCGGGGGACGAGCTCGAAGTCCACACGCTGGCCGAGGTCCTGATGCGGATCCGGGTCCGGGACGACTTCGGCCTCTCGCGGGCGGGGATCATCTTCGAGGTCAACAACGAAGAGGAGTACCCGCTCCTCAGCGAGGACTTCGCCACGGCGGCCGAGGAGCTCCAGAAGCTCGGCAAGCTGACGCCCGACACCCAGGCGGCCCTCGAGAAGGTCCTGCCGCTCGAGTTCTTCGAGCTCAAGATGACCGACAGCGTCGCCTACTACGCCTTCGCGGAGGACAACTACCCGGGGACGCCGCACCGTTCGGTGACCGACCTGCGGTTCGTCGACATCCGTCCGTTCCGGATCCGCTACGCCGTCCGGGACGACCCCGATGGGGACGGGGACGGGCCTCCCCCTCCCAAAATCGCCTCGCTCGGAGAGCTCATCAAGCGGCAGCGGTTCAACCTGAACCGTTCGATGACCGTCGCCATGCGGGCGGAGCGGAAGGAGAAGATCGACCTGGGAGCGATCGACAGCCTGGTGAAGTCCGAGGCCGAGATCGCCACGGCGACGCGGCAGCTGGCCGACAGCCTCTCCGTGTTCATGAACGACGACCTCATCGACGAGATCCAGCTCCTGCTGCAGGCGGAGGCCCACATGCTGGCGGCGGTCGACTCGCTGGCCGCCGGCAAGTACGACACCGCGGTCCTGCAGGAGCGGGACGCGCTCAAGGAGCTGATCGAAGGCCGCAACAAGCTGCGGGAGGAGATCCAGAAGAACCCGAGCAAGTTCCGCGGGTTCGCGGCGGCCGACCGCCGCCTGGCCCAGAAGCTCCGCCGCCCGAAGTCCGACAAGGAGGAGGCAGAGGAAGTGGTCCGCCGGATCAAGCAGCTCGCCTCCGCGCAGGAGGAGATCGAGGCCGAGCTGACAGGCGGAATGCAGGAAGGGGGTACGGGCGAAGGGGGCGGCGAGCCGAAGGACGCTGCCGATTCGCCGATGCCCACGCCCATGCCGAAAGACGGAACCGATCCGAAGACTCCCCAGCCGATGGCCGAGGGGGACAAGGACGGAGCGCCGATGGAGAAGCCCTCCGACAAGAGCGAAGGGGACAAGAGCGAAGGGGACAAGAGCGAAGGAGACAAGGGCGAGGCCAACCCGCCGAAGGGGGCCGGCAACAAGGACGCCATGGGGGGCAAGGAGGGGGACGCCCCACCGCGGCGGATGTCGCGGGAAGAGCTCCGCGACCGGCAGCTCGACAACGTCCTCGAAGGGCAGGACATCGACAAGGCGCTCGGCAAGCTCAAGAACATCACGGACCTTGCCAAGGGGCGGATGACCGAGGCCAACAAGTCGCTCGAAGGGGCGAACAGCTCGCTCGACCGCGGAGACTCGGCCGGGGCGCTCGAGCAGTCGGGCCAGGCCCGGAACGTGCTCGACGAACTCGCCAAGCAGGTCGATGCGCTCGCCAAGGCGGAAGCGGCGGAACGGCTCAACGCCGCCCGCGAACTCGCCGCGGAGGTGGCCGAAGCCCAGAAGGAGCTCGCCGCCCAGACCCCCGGCCCCAACGGCCAGCAGGGAGAGATGAAGAACGACAAGTCCGAAAAGAAGGAGAACCCCGGCGGCGGGGCGAAGGCCCCGATGCCGATGGGGAGCGGCAGCGAGCCGCAGGAGATGGACGATCCCCAGGGAGGCGGAGCAGGCGAGCCGAAGCCCGACGATCAGAAGCCGATGCCGGGCTCGGGAAGCGATCCCGCGAAGGACCCGATGGAGAACCCGATGGCGGGGGGCGGCGGGAAGATGCCGCCGATGAAGGACCGCGAGGGCCAGGGGGGCGGCGCCGATCCGGAAGCGGATCAGGAAGCCCGGGCCGAAGGCTTGGCCAAGGAAGCGGAACGGAATGCCCAGGCGGGCAAGACGGTCGTCGACATCCTGCAGTCGATCCTCAAGTCGACCGACCCGGCCGACAAGGACGTGATCGCCAAGGTCGAGGCGATCCTCAAGGAGAACAAGCTCGACGAGACGATCGGCCGGATGGAAGGACTGCCGCAGCAGCTCCGCGAGGGGCAGTACGGCGACGCCCAAGTGACGGCGGCCGACAGCGCCGACCGCTGGGAAGCGGCGGCCAACCGGCTGAGTACCGCCTTCCGGGAGGTCGCGGCTCCGCGGCTGGAAGAGCTGATGGACATCGAGCGGAAGCTCCAGAGCCTGCAGGAGAAGCTCAACGAGCTGCAGAATGAGCGGGACGTCGTCGAATGGCACGTCGACGCCGGCAAGCTCCTCCAGAAGATGGAGGACATGAAGATCGCCGAGGGGCTGCGGGAGAAGCTCGAAGAGATGATGAAGGAGGCGGGCTGGTCCGAGGACGCGGAGCACTTCAAGGTGAAGGGCGAAGGCTGGATCATCGACCGGAACCGGGAGCGGATCGACGTCCCGGTGGGGTATGGCATGGCGGTCCGGAACGTCGTCCAGGAGGTCCAGGCCCATATCCAGGAACTCCTGCTCGGCGACCTCCTGAGCAGCAAGGACGAAGTGACTCCGCCGCAGTATTCCGAGCTTGTCGAGCGGTACTACGAAGTCCTTGCCAAGCAGAAGCGGCCGGAGCCGAAGTAG
- a CDS encoding AAA family ATPase has protein sequence MNTPNDTAVIARLREAQRAVKTEMARVIVGQDDIIESLLVCLLCRGHVLLHGVPGLGKTLMARTLARCLELEFRRVQFTPDLMPSDITGADVLKEDQAGKHFVEFQPGPVFTNFLLADEINRTPPKTQAALLQAMQEGEISVGRQTYTLKPPFFVVATQNPIEMEGTYPLPEAQLDRFMFNLRVKYPTVSEEVQIIKGTTSTLTASAESVLKADELLQLQAIVRGVPIADSVIEYAARLVAATRPAAPGQSGPKAYAGLHKYIHYGASPRASQYLVLGAKARAILAGRYHVDFADLKAVAPAVLRHRLVLNFHARADGVDADVLVGNLLNAVPTEG, from the coding sequence ATGAACACACCGAACGACACCGCCGTCATCGCCCGCCTCCGCGAAGCGCAGCGGGCGGTGAAGACCGAGATGGCCCGCGTCATCGTCGGCCAGGACGACATCATCGAGTCGCTCCTCGTCTGCCTCCTGTGCCGCGGCCACGTCCTCCTGCACGGGGTGCCGGGGCTCGGGAAGACTCTCATGGCCCGCACGCTGGCCCGCTGCCTGGAGCTCGAGTTCCGGCGGGTCCAGTTCACGCCGGACCTCATGCCCTCGGACATCACCGGGGCGGACGTCCTCAAGGAAGACCAGGCGGGGAAGCACTTCGTCGAGTTTCAGCCGGGCCCCGTCTTCACCAACTTTTTGCTGGCCGACGAAATCAACCGGACCCCGCCCAAGACCCAGGCGGCGCTCCTCCAGGCGATGCAGGAGGGGGAGATCTCCGTCGGCCGACAGACCTACACCCTGAAGCCGCCGTTCTTCGTCGTCGCCACGCAGAACCCGATCGAGATGGAGGGGACCTATCCGCTCCCCGAGGCGCAGCTCGACCGGTTCATGTTCAACCTGCGGGTCAAGTACCCGACGGTGAGCGAAGAGGTCCAGATCATCAAGGGGACGACGAGCACGCTCACCGCGAGTGCCGAATCGGTCCTCAAGGCCGACGAACTGCTCCAGCTCCAGGCGATCGTCCGCGGAGTGCCGATCGCCGACAGCGTGATCGAGTACGCGGCCCGCCTCGTCGCCGCCACCCGCCCCGCCGCCCCGGGACAATCGGGACCGAAGGCCTACGCGGGCCTCCACAAGTACATCCACTACGGCGCCAGCCCCCGGGCGTCGCAGTACCTCGTCCTCGGCGCGAAGGCCCGGGCGATCCTGGCGGGGCGGTACCACGTCGACTTCGCGGACCTCAAGGCGGTCGCCCCGGCGGTCCTCCGGCACCGCCTCGTCCTCAACTTCCACGCCCGCGCGGACGGCGTCGATGCCGACGTGCTGGTGGGGAATCTCCTCAACGCGGTCCCGACCGAAGGGTAA
- a CDS encoding DUF1501 domain-containing protein: MFHDFSRRDLIRMSVASALGVSFSGWLPRLARAADAQGEARPHRKACILLWMPGGPSQTDTFDLKPGHANGGPFKEIATAAPGVRFSEHLPLLAKEAKDLAIIRSMTSKEGDHGLATALMTTGYRPMAGALDYPSIGSIVAKELSREEDMLPGYVSVSPFRFGDSGGAGFLGPNYAPLTVTGSSDDPEARANLSIENLAPPAKATPEAMKQRFEILSFLQNDFQKRASGTSTAAHRANAEKARKMIESQAKHAFKLEEEPAKLRDSYGRNRFGQGCLLARRLIERGVSFVEVGLTGAGVNAFGWDTHGDNFNQVKTLCGVLDPAWSTLLSDLRERGMLDDTLVVWMGEFGRTPKINPNQGRDHWPDAWSTVLCGGGIKGGQVVGQSGPGGEGVKDRPVTPPEFLATVCAAVGIDHTKENISTIGRPISIVEKGAEPVKEIVKV; the protein is encoded by the coding sequence ATGTTCCACGACTTTTCCCGCCGCGACCTGATCCGCATGTCGGTGGCGAGCGCCCTCGGGGTCTCGTTCTCCGGCTGGCTGCCGCGCCTGGCCCGCGCCGCCGATGCCCAAGGGGAGGCGCGGCCGCACCGTAAGGCCTGCATCCTGCTGTGGATGCCCGGCGGACCGAGCCAGACCGACACCTTCGACCTCAAGCCCGGCCACGCCAACGGGGGCCCGTTCAAGGAGATCGCGACCGCCGCTCCGGGCGTGCGGTTCAGCGAGCACCTGCCGCTCCTGGCCAAGGAGGCGAAGGACCTCGCCATCATCCGCAGCATGACCTCCAAGGAGGGGGACCACGGCCTCGCGACCGCCCTGATGACGACCGGCTACCGGCCGATGGCGGGAGCCCTCGACTATCCGAGCATCGGGTCGATCGTGGCCAAGGAACTCAGCCGCGAGGAGGACATGCTCCCCGGCTACGTCAGCGTCTCGCCGTTCCGCTTCGGGGACTCGGGTGGGGCCGGCTTCCTCGGGCCGAACTACGCTCCCCTGACCGTGACCGGCTCGAGCGATGACCCGGAAGCGCGGGCCAACCTCTCGATCGAGAACCTCGCTCCTCCGGCCAAGGCGACCCCGGAAGCGATGAAGCAGCGGTTCGAGATCCTGAGCTTCCTCCAGAACGACTTCCAGAAGCGGGCCAGCGGGACCTCGACCGCCGCCCACCGGGCCAATGCCGAGAAGGCCCGCAAGATGATCGAGTCGCAGGCCAAGCATGCCTTCAAGCTCGAAGAGGAGCCGGCCAAGCTGCGGGACTCGTACGGCCGCAACCGCTTCGGCCAGGGGTGCCTGCTGGCCCGCCGCCTGATCGAGCGGGGGGTCTCGTTCGTCGAGGTCGGCTTGACCGGAGCGGGCGTGAACGCCTTCGGCTGGGACACCCACGGCGACAACTTCAACCAGGTCAAGACGCTGTGCGGCGTCCTCGACCCCGCGTGGTCGACCCTCCTCTCCGACCTCCGCGAACGGGGGATGCTCGACGACACGCTCGTCGTCTGGATGGGGGAGTTCGGCCGGACGCCGAAGATCAACCCGAACCAGGGGCGGGACCACTGGCCCGACGCCTGGAGCACCGTCCTGTGCGGCGGCGGGATCAAGGGGGGACAGGTGGTCGGCCAGTCGGGACCGGGGGGCGAGGGGGTCAAGGATCGCCCGGTCACCCCGCCCGAGTTCCTGGCGACCGTCTGTGCCGCCGTCGGAATCGACCACACGAAGGAGAACATCTCCACCATCGGCCGGCCGATTTCGATTGTCGAAAAGGGAGCCGAGCCGGTGAAGGAGATCGTCAAAGTCTGA